A genomic window from Natronolimnobius sp. AArcel1 includes:
- a CDS encoding CoA ester lyase, which produces MARRSVLFSPGDQPALLRKAAQTAADVVVFDLEDAVAPGQKDAARAGVRDVLTDPAFDPDCEVCVRVNADPTRWQADLEALLSESVTANADAETLRLDSLMLPKVTEPGAVRRLESALEDAGRSYPIFALIEQAAGVLAAPEIAAVPATDALVFGAEDLAADIGATRTADGTEVLYARERVVLAAAAHDCTAIDTLVTDFEDESAIRADTAFAVELGYDGKLAIHPAQVDPINEEFTPSADDCEWAVRVLEAAREADETGHGVFEVGGEMIDAPLIKRAKQIRNRAIAAQIWPPHQ; this is translated from the coding sequence ATGGCACGCCGAAGCGTCCTGTTTTCGCCCGGAGACCAACCAGCACTGCTTCGCAAAGCCGCACAAACGGCTGCTGACGTTGTCGTCTTCGACCTCGAGGATGCCGTCGCGCCGGGACAGAAAGATGCGGCCAGAGCCGGGGTCAGGGACGTGCTGACTGACCCGGCGTTCGATCCGGACTGTGAAGTGTGCGTGCGGGTGAACGCAGATCCAACCCGATGGCAGGCCGATCTCGAGGCCCTTCTCTCTGAATCAGTGACCGCCAACGCTGACGCTGAGACGCTACGCCTGGATAGCCTCATGCTCCCCAAAGTCACTGAACCAGGGGCCGTTCGTCGGCTCGAATCTGCACTCGAGGATGCTGGCCGGTCGTATCCCATCTTTGCGCTCATCGAACAGGCTGCGGGCGTTCTTGCAGCCCCCGAAATCGCAGCCGTCCCGGCGACGGATGCGCTGGTGTTTGGTGCTGAGGATCTTGCGGCGGATATCGGTGCGACGCGGACCGCCGACGGTACAGAAGTGCTCTACGCACGGGAGCGCGTCGTCCTCGCCGCAGCAGCTCACGACTGTACCGCCATCGACACGCTCGTGACTGACTTCGAGGACGAATCTGCCATTCGAGCGGATACAGCGTTCGCCGTGGAACTTGGCTACGACGGCAAACTGGCGATTCATCCTGCACAGGTCGACCCAATTAACGAGGAGTTCACTCCATCAGCCGACGACTGTGAGTGGGCCGTTCGGGTCCTCGAGGCGGCACGTGAGGCGGACGAAACCGGTCACGGCGTCTTCGAGGTTGGCGGTGAAATGATCGATGCGCCACTAATCAAACGAGCGAAACAAATCCGCAATCGGGCGATTGCGGCGCAAATATGGCCGCCGCATCAGTAA
- a CDS encoding Glu/Leu/Phe/Val dehydrogenase has translation MASDVNPFESLQSQIDEAAAHLDIEGDVIERLKHPERVLETNLTVEQDDGSLERFKAFRSQFNGDRGPYKGGIRYHPNVSRDEVKALSGWMTYKTAIVDIPLGGGKGGIIIDPAEYSESELERLTRAFATELRPLIGEDRDVPAPDVNTGQREMNWIKDTYEELENTTEPGVITGKNLASGGSEGRVEATGRSTVIAAREAFDYLGKDLEGATVAVQGYGNAGWIAAHLIDEMGATVVAASDSSGGIYNPDGFDPVAAKHHKNETGSVVGYEESEEEITNEDVLTLDVDLLIPAALENAIDGDLAHDVKADVISEAANGPLTPEADRVLEDEDVFVIPDILANAGGVTVSYFEWVQNRQRFYWSEERVNNELETIIVDAFDALVESYEEHDLDNPRTAAYVVAIERVANAFEEAGSFP, from the coding sequence ATGGCTTCCGACGTAAACCCGTTTGAAAGTCTGCAATCACAGATCGACGAGGCCGCCGCCCATCTCGATATTGAGGGCGACGTAATCGAGCGCCTCAAGCACCCAGAGCGCGTTCTCGAGACGAACCTCACCGTCGAACAGGACGATGGCTCGCTCGAGCGGTTCAAGGCGTTCCGCTCGCAGTTCAACGGTGACCGCGGCCCGTACAAGGGCGGCATTCGGTACCACCCAAACGTCTCGCGCGATGAGGTCAAAGCCCTCTCTGGCTGGATGACCTACAAGACCGCAATCGTCGACATTCCACTCGGTGGCGGCAAAGGCGGCATCATCATCGATCCGGCAGAGTACTCCGAAAGCGAACTCGAGCGACTGACACGTGCGTTCGCAACGGAACTGCGCCCACTGATCGGCGAGGACCGCGACGTTCCTGCACCTGACGTGAACACGGGCCAGCGGGAGATGAACTGGATCAAAGACACCTACGAGGAACTCGAGAACACCACCGAGCCAGGTGTCATTACCGGCAAGAACCTCGCAAGCGGCGGCAGTGAGGGTCGTGTCGAGGCAACCGGTCGATCGACAGTTATCGCCGCTCGCGAAGCCTTCGACTATCTCGGAAAGGACCTCGAGGGCGCAACGGTCGCAGTCCAGGGCTACGGGAACGCCGGTTGGATCGCTGCACACCTGATCGACGAGATGGGTGCAACGGTCGTCGCAGCCAGCGACTCCTCGGGTGGCATCTACAATCCTGATGGGTTCGACCCAGTTGCCGCGAAACACCACAAAAACGAGACCGGCAGCGTCGTGGGCTACGAGGAGAGCGAGGAAGAGATCACCAACGAAGATGTCCTCACCCTCGATGTCGACCTGTTGATCCCTGCTGCACTCGAGAACGCCATCGACGGCGACCTCGCACACGATGTCAAAGCGGACGTCATTTCGGAAGCTGCAAACGGTCCGCTGACGCCCGAAGCCGACCGCGTCCTCGAGGACGAAGACGTCTTCGTTATCCCAGATATTCTCGCGAACGCGGGCGGCGTCACCGTGTCGTACTTCGAGTGGGTCCAGAACCGCCAGCGCTTCTACTGGTCCGAAGAGCGCGTCAACAACGAACTCGAGACGATTATCGTCGATGCGTTCGACGCACTCGTCGAGAGCTACGAGGAACACGACCTCGACAATCCGCGGACGGCCGCCTACGTCGTCGCCATCGAACGCGTCGCGAACGCGTTCGAAGAGGCAGGCTCGTTCCCGTAA